From a single Canis aureus isolate CA01 chromosome 5, VMU_Caureus_v.1.0, whole genome shotgun sequence genomic region:
- the LOC144313468 gene encoding centrosomal protein of 192 kDa-like has product MRTRSPRGRSLATLGKPVRAGLAPGTVGPQGPGCGRLWLRGQGRCHPVRLVRAKASAGSGRGTGGRSPPCVVGGRTISSWEGNPKETKHKLPTGGDSVRRISTIASAIADATVTTDPSQLPAMIEALSNETREKTFQEDNEQKDYSMESHFFPSDIEKSSGSSIFDMEKYLTRTEVSRYECGLEDFSRASSTSDIWDLSLPKEQTTQDIHTVDLGATDKTLREPE; this is encoded by the exons ATGCGCACTCGGAGCCCCAGAGGGCGCAGCCTCGCCACCCTGGGAAAGCCAGTCAGAGCCGGTCTGGCTCCGGGGACGGTTGGTCCTCAGGGGCCTGGCTGCGGACGCCTCTGGCTGAGGGGGCAGGGTCGTTGTCACCCCGTCCGCCTGGTCCGGGCAAAGGCTTCGGCGGGCAGCGGCCGCGGTACCGGTGGGCGGAGTCCGCCCTGTGTGGTGGGAGGCCG GACAATTTCTTCATGGGAAGGAAACCCCAAAGAGACAAAACACAAGCTACCTACTGGTGGTGATTCTGTACGTAGGATAAGCACCATTGCTTCAGCCATTGCAGATGCAACAGTGACTACTGATCCTTCCCAACTTCCTGCCATGATCGAGGCACTTTCAAATGAAACTAGAGAGAAGACTTTTCAGGAGGATAATGAACAGAAGGACTATTCCATGGAGTCTCATTTCTTCCCTAGTGATATAGAAAAAAGTAGTGGCTCCAGCATATTTGATATGGAGAAATACCTTACCAGAACAGAAGTTAGTAGATATGAATGTGGACTGGAAGACTTTTCAAGAGCCAGTAGTACATCTGATATTTGGGATTTATCTTTGCCAAAAGAACAGACTACACAAGACATCCATACAGTGGACTTGGGTGCTACTGATAAAACCCTAAGGGAACCggaataa